Genomic DNA from Paenibacillus donghaensis:
TAAGGGCTCACCACCGAATAAATTAATAGAGATATTTTTCACATTTTTACTAGTGGCCTCATTGACGATAAATCGTATGTAATTGTCAGCGTTCTCTATTTTCATTGATGTTTTTTGAGAACCTGCCCCTTCATAACAATACACACAGTTAAGGTTACAGGCCCATGTTAATAAGACAGTTGACGAGATGGAGCTATTCGAAAATTTTTGCTTATTATGAAAATATGTAAAAAACCTATTCTCATCGATTTCATCATTTACTACAATGCCATAGTCAACAAAAAGCTTGAAAGTATCCTCATCAAAACCTTGTACATTTTCACATTGAATCTCACTGGCAATTGAATCATCAATCGTGAAACTATGGCCACTTAGTGTGTTGAATAAAATATGCCCATTGTTATTTCTGTTCGGAAGAAGCAGGTTGAATTTCGACAGCTTCATTTATAGCCCTCCTAAGTATTGTATAGTTTAACTCGTTGTTTAAGGTTTGCCCTCGACCATCCATGATATATGTAGAGATCGAGGGTATAGATTAATAATGTGACGCACTACATTTTGTGAAAAATATCACTTTAAGTTCGATATTAATTAAGCATGCAATAAAAAAAACTACACAAACTATCTTTTATACAAAGATCTAATGGACAGAAGCCAGCTACAATTACTTCCCCTCCAAAAGGTTTATGTAGTGATGAATTATAAGCAGATCCAACATATTCAACTTTCATTCTTCTACACCTTGCTTCCTGGTGCTTCAAAAGGTCCTGGGAGTGGGGTAAGATTAACCCAGCACGCGTCTGCTGCACAAAAATTTAGTAAACAGGCATTTGTTGCACATGCTGCAGTACCACAAGCATCAAGTCCACAAGATACTGCACCACAAGCTGCTGCTCCACATGCATTCCCGCCACATGGTCCGTTTAAAGCACAGACATACCCTGGACAAGCAGTAGCATTGGGTGTTACGTAACCTCTTCCTACATAGGTAGCTGACATAAGTATCCTTCCTCCTAATTTAATGTTTTACTGAATTAATCGCTGTCACTTAAAGGCAGCTTTTTAAAGAGATACTGTTTTTTGTGAAGATTCAATAAGTGGACAACTTTTATTAGATTAACAATGCACCTCCACCTCCATTTTTTTCTTAATTATAATAATAAGGATACTCAAGAGTATCCTTATATTATTTCATTCAAATCTACTGCTGGAGTTAAGAAGCTAGAATTATGTATTGGAAAAGCTCAGAGTTCTAACTTTAGTAGAAAGTGCTTACTAAATATTTGAACTAGTAGAATGTACCTAAGGCCTCTTTGCAAAAATATCATCACATCCATTTAAAGTCAATTAATTACATTATAATCCTGGAATTAATTAGCTATTATTCCATCGAATGTTCACATTATATCCTTGAATCACCTTGAAATTTGTTCCATATAAATCCATATTATATAGATAATGATCCATACATTATATTGTTGTTAGTTGGATTACGAAAATTAACATTTCGAAAAAAAGTTAGGGGGAAGGAAATGATGAAAATATTCAGGATTTTTTTCAGTGATTTGGACAAACAAGAAAATTGGTTAAATGAAAAGGCAAAACAGGGTTTGAGACTAACTAAAACCACAAAATTATTTTATTATTTCGAGCAATGTGAGCCTTCAGAATTTACTTACAAGGTTGAATTGATTACTGATAGATCGCTGCAAGAACAAGTAGAATATCGGCGGTCATTGGGTGAGGATGGGATTAGAACTTTTACTAAAAACTATGCTTTTGGAAGAATAGCTTATGGCAAAGCTACTCTCAATTTGGCAGGGAAAATTAGAGTGAGAACAGCTCCAGGTACCATTAACTCAGAGATTCTTATTTTAGAGAAGAAAACAGATGGGAAATCCTTCGAATTGTTCACTGATAAAAACGATAAAATTTCTTATTATAAAAAAGTCAGAAATACTTTCACACTTTCTATTATTGGAATTCTTATTGTGGTTATTGTGAGCAAACCACGAGGGCTAAACTTTTTAAATAATGAACAAGTTCCAATTGTAATTTCATATGTAGTTAAAGGTTTAGGCATTGCAATATGCATACCTCTCCTAATAACCGTTTCAAAAGCTATGTATCGTTTACGGCAGCTAAAAAAAGAGACCACACCTGAATAAGGAAATCCGAATGTTTACACTCCATAACAACAATTCAAAAACGTTTGTCTGTCGTTCCACGTTTGAAGGAATAGTAACAGGCCAGCGTTAATTTAAAGCTATCAATTACAAAATCATTGTCTTTCTTCGCATTCGCATTGTCGAACTTCTGCAGGATGTCATAACGCGTGTTGCGCTGCGCGGGGATCTTTGGTACCTTGATGGATACGAATGGATCCACTGTACGCGATTACTTTCAGGGATTCGTGGTCGGCATCAATGGAGTGGCCTTCTTCTTAACCCTGTGGAGTCTGGCGAAGGAACGTAAGAGAGCATAACGGGCAAGAAAGCTACAGAACAGCCGCGGCGGATGCCGCGGCTGTTTCTGTTACGCATAAGCTGGGTTATAAGGCATCAGGAGTGAACGTATACCGTATTGCCCCAACGTGTCTCTGTATCGGGTATAGTATTCGAGCTCCTTCTTCTCGCCGAGGGCGAGTGAGAGGGATTCATAGGTAGATAAAGAGTACGGGGGGGAAGATGGGAAGGTTTCAGAGGGGGATTCTTCCATAACACCTTTATATTAATAGGCAGAATGGACAGAGTTGTAACACGGGCAAGCAGGTTTACAATTTTATTGAGTTCGTGTATGTTAATGGGAATTCCATGACATGAAATGAGATGATGTAATGATACTAAGAAATCTCATAGGTTTTATAGCCTTGTTCTTATTCAGTTACTTTATCATCGAGTCCGACCTCAGATCGTCTTTCTTACTAGCCATTGGTCTCTCTCTGGTCATGATTGTAGTTGACTTCATAGGCAGAAAGAAGAGCAAGTTATAGCTTTCCTAAGTCTGAGTCATTAAATTAGTTGCGAAACTGCATCTAATTAGCCAAATTTTTCTGTTTTGGAGGAAATAAGTGCGAATACGCATCTATTTTGGATGTTTGAGCATCCCAGGAGTAATTTACTCGAAATTAGTTGCAGATTTGCACTTATTCGCCTGCTGATGAACGTTTCGGCTGAATTTAGTTGCAGTTTCGCATCTAATTATTCTGAAGGTTCCAGGGCAGTACTCTAAAACCCGACTGAACCTAAGTAGTAACCACTTTCGCAACTAAATGCTTTATAGAAGTGGCAAAAAAGGGGATCACCGCAGCCAATAGGCTGGAGTGATCCCCTTTTGTAAAACACAAGATAGTGTATAAATAGTGCTTATAAGTATGAAGCACCTATATTACTTAGCCGCGGCCTCGATCAGTGCTTTAAGCTCAGGCAGGTTAAAGCCCTTTACAACATGGTCGCCGCCTACAGTGACCGGAACGCCCATGAAGCCGAGTTTCTCCACTTCATCCTGGTAGACCGTGCTGGTCATCACATCCCGCACCTCGAAGGGAACGCCTTGCTCTGTAAGGAACTGCTTCACCAGATTGCAGTCGCTGCAGCCTGAAGTTGAGTAGACGATAACTGGAGTGCTCATTGGCTCACAGCCTGCTGGATGGCATCGCGCGTGATTTTCCAGTGGGAGGTGTTCCAGCTGACTTCGCTGCCCTCCAGCAGGAAGATCTGCGGAGATTCATGTTTGATTCCGAACTCTTCGGCGATCTGATTGGAGACCGGACGGTCTTCAATGACCAGAACGACGGCAGCTGTGGTGTCCGCATCCTTCAGATAAGACTGGAATTCCTCGTGGGCTTTGGCGCTGATCGGGCAGGTAGTGCTGTGCTTGAAGAGCAGTTTTTTGCCCGGCTGTGCGACATATTGGTGCAGTTCTTCGATGGAATGGAGCTGTTGAATAGACATAAGTTCATCCTCCTAATGCACACGTCAGTGTGCTCAATATCATATGGCTGTCAACCTGTAATCATGATTGTAACATAGTTCAAAATTAAATCAAAAGGGTTCAGCCCAGGGTCCCGTTGAAAAAAGCACAGCACCATGCTAAGGTGATATTGAAGTGAGACCAGGAGATGCTTTTACCAGACAGGAGTGTATAGGATATGGACAAAGTAGCTTGTGTGACCGGTACCGACCGGGGACTGGGATTGTCGATCACCCGTGTTCTGCTGGAGCAAAATTATAAGGTGTTTGCCGGCCAGCATAGAGAAGACTCGGAGAATCTGAAAGCGCTTAAAGCTGAATACCCGCAGCAGCTGGAGCCGGTCCTGCTGGATATCGGCCGTAAGGAGAGCGTCAAGCAAGCTGCACGCCTTATCGCCGGCAAGACCGGACATGTAGACATGCTGATTAACAATGCGGGAATTATCCGCAGCGCTGACGATGCCACGATGCTGGTCGATATGGATGATGAAGCCATGGCGGAGATCTATAATGTGAATACACTGGGTGCGCTGCGGGTTAGCAATGCTCTGATGGGACTGCTCCTGCAGGGGGAGGATAAGCTGATCGTGAATATTTCCTCCGAAGCAGGCAGCATCGGAAGCAACCAGCGGATTAATATGTACGGGTACTGTATGTCCAAGGCAGCGCTGAATATGCAGTCCTCCCTGATGCATAACCATCTGAAGACGCTGGGCGGACAGGTAATGGTCTTCCATCCCGGCTGGCTGCAGACCTATATGAGCGGCATGAAGAAGGATGAGGCGGATTATTCTGCTGACGAGGCTGCCGGGAAGATTATGAAGCTTGTACTGGACTATCCGGCATATAAGGGAGAAGAACCGGCGTATCTTGATCTGAATGGGCAGGCATGGCCCTGGTAACA
This window encodes:
- a CDS encoding Cys-every-fifth RiPP peptide CefA, with product MSATYVGRGYVTPNATACPGYVCALNGPCGGNACGAAACGAVSCGLDACGTAACATNACLLNFCAADACWVNLTPLPGPFEAPGSKV
- a CDS encoding DUF2812 domain-containing protein, whose protein sequence is MMKIFRIFFSDLDKQENWLNEKAKQGLRLTKTTKLFYYFEQCEPSEFTYKVELITDRSLQEQVEYRRSLGEDGIRTFTKNYAFGRIAYGKATLNLAGKIRVRTAPGTINSEILILEKKTDGKSFELFTDKNDKISYYKKVRNTFTLSIIGILIVVIVSKPRGLNFLNNEQVPIVISYVVKGLGIAICIPLLITVSKAMYRLRQLKKETTPE
- a CDS encoding glutaredoxin family protein, with the translated sequence MSTPVIVYSTSGCSDCNLVKQFLTEQGVPFEVRDVMTSTVYQDEVEKLGFMGVPVTVGGDHVVKGFNLPELKALIEAAAK
- the ytxJ gene encoding bacillithiol system redox-active protein YtxJ yields the protein MSIQQLHSIEELHQYVAQPGKKLLFKHSTTCPISAKAHEEFQSYLKDADTTAAVVLVIEDRPVSNQIAEEFGIKHESPQIFLLEGSEVSWNTSHWKITRDAIQQAVSQ
- a CDS encoding SDR family NAD(P)-dependent oxidoreductase; translated protein: MDKVACVTGTDRGLGLSITRVLLEQNYKVFAGQHREDSENLKALKAEYPQQLEPVLLDIGRKESVKQAARLIAGKTGHVDMLINNAGIIRSADDATMLVDMDDEAMAEIYNVNTLGALRVSNALMGLLLQGEDKLIVNISSEAGSIGSNQRINMYGYCMSKAALNMQSSLMHNHLKTLGGQVMVFHPGWLQTYMSGMKKDEADYSADEAAGKIMKLVLDYPAYKGEEPAYLDLNGQAWPW